TTACCTCACTTTCCTCCTGCCAACCTAAGATCTTAACATTATCTTTGGCTAATTTCTTTATCTTATCCATATCTTCTCCTTCACCTATTACTATAAGAGGAATCTTAAGCTCATTAAAGGTTTCAACAACAAGATCTACTTTTTTATAGGGGACAAGCCTGGAAAGTACTATAAAATACTCGTCTTTTTCCTCTGATGGTTCAAATTTTTCTATATCCACAGGAGGATATATAACCCTTGCCTCCCTTCTATAGGTTTTCCATATCCTTTTTGCCACATTTTGGGAGTTTGATATAAAGTAATCCACCCTATTTGCACTAACCACATCCCACATCCTTAAATAATGAAAAATCCCCCTAACTAATAGGCTTTTTAATCCTCTATATACCTTCTTATCCTTTAAATAAGGAAAGTAAAGGTCCCATATATATCTCATAGGAGTATGGCAATAGCAAACATGTATCTGATAGGATTTTGTCAAGATTCCTTTAGCTACGCAGTGGCTACTTGAAATAATTAAATCATATTTTGAAAGGTCAAATTGCTCAATAGCAACAGGCATAAGAGGAAGATAGAAGGAATAATTTCTTCTTCCGAAAGGAAGATTAGAGATAAAAGACTCATAAACTTTTTGAGAGATGCGGAGTTTCTTTAAAGTTTCTTTATCAGCAACCAATGTGAAAAGATCTGCAGAGGGAAATAACTCAAGGAAAGTGGTTAAAACTTTTTCTGCACCCCCAATATTTACAATCCAATCATGAACGATTGCTACCTTCATTTTATTCCTCAATAGGGAAAAGGATAGCCCTTACTAATGAACCTTCTCCTCCCTTTATATTCAATGGCAAAGCAACAATAAAATATTTTCCTTCCTTCACATTCAATAGGTTCAGTCCCTCAATTATGCCTATCTCATTCCCAAGAAGAACCTTATGGACCGCTCTTCCCTCATCACCTCTTGGTCCTATAGATAGATAGTCAATGCCTACAGTTTTGATTTTCTTTTCTGCTAAATAAATAGCGGATTCCAACGATAATCCCACATAATCATCATGGAATCTATTTTCCAGTAGCAATTTTGAATTCTTAGTTTTAAAGAGAACTATATCATTCTCCTCAATGTCAAAATCCTTTATTTCAGAAAGAAGTATTTTTTTATCATTTTTAACCTCAAAAACCTTGGCAACTCCATAAAATTTTCTAATGTCCAAAAGCTCTACAGTTTTTCCATCTGCTATAAAATGAAAGGGAGCATCCACATGGGTTCCAGTATGAGAGCCAAGTGTTAATTTAGAAAGATTTACATGTCTTCCTTTAGAAATTTCAGAGACCCATTCCCTTTCAAACTTGGGATCACTTGGCCAGAAAAGCATATCTTCATGAATTAACAAACTCACATCTATAGGATTTTCCCAAAGAATTCTCATCTCAAAAATTCCTCCTCATTTTTTTCTCATTATATCACATGTTATATTTTTAAAGATGAAGAGGGAACTTTAAGAGAATTATAGGACTCAAATGATGTTGCCAATTGAAAAAACCAATAATTATAGATGGAGTGAACATATTAGATCCTCAAGAAGTTAAAAAACATGGATTTAAGTATAAAGGAGTGGGAAGACAAACTTAGTCAGGGAGTGCCCTTTCAAAATTATAAATTAGGCACTCCCTGTAAATTTTATCTATATTTCAAGCTCCAAATCTACACCATGATTATATGCATACTCTAATGCTTCAATCTGTTTATTCTTTAACATATCTTTGAAATATCCACCTTTTTCCTGAAGACTTTCTACTCTCTCAATTACATCCATTGCTATACTAAATCGATCTATCTGATTTAGAATGGCAAGTTGAAGAGGAGTAGTTATTCCTCCTC
Above is a window of Dictyoglomus sp. NZ13-RE01 DNA encoding:
- a CDS encoding polyketide cyclase, with translation MRILWENPIDVSLLIHEDMLFWPSDPKFEREWVSEISKGRHVNLSKLTLGSHTGTHVDAPFHFIADGKTVELLDIRKFYGVAKVFEVKNDKKILLSEIKDFDIEENDIVLFKTKNSKLLLENRFHDDYVGLSLESAIYLAEKKIKTVGIDYLSIGPRGDEGRAVHKVLLGNEIGIIEGLNLLNVKEGKYFIVALPLNIKGGEGSLVRAILFPIEE
- a CDS encoding glycosyl transferase — translated: MKVAIVHDWIVNIGGAEKVLTTFLELFPSADLFTLVADKETLKKLRISQKVYESFISNLPFGRRNYSFYLPLMPVAIEQFDLSKYDLIISSSHCVAKGILTKSYQIHVCYCHTPMRYIWDLYFPYLKDKKVYRGLKSLLVRGIFHYLRMWDVVSANRVDYFISNSQNVAKRIWKTYRREARVIYPPVDIEKFEPSEEKDEYFIVLSRLVPYKKVDLVVETFNELKIPLIVIGEGEDMDKIKKLAKDNVKILGWQEESEVRKYLARAQALIFPVEEDFGIVPIEAQASGTPVIAYGRGGALETVIDGKTGIFFYEQNVKSLKEAVYRFLKEKDNFKKEDLIKNAQRFSKERFKKEILDFLKEIINL